A part of Oncorhynchus masou masou isolate Uvic2021 chromosome 30, UVic_Omas_1.1, whole genome shotgun sequence genomic DNA contains:
- the LOC135522797 gene encoding eukaryotic translation initiation factor 2 subunit 3, with amino-acid sequence MAGDESGITLGQPHLSKQDLNDLDVSTLTPLSQEIISRQATINIGTIGHVAHGKSTVVKAISGVHTVRFKNELERNITIKLGYANAKVYKLDDPSCPRPECYRSCGSSTPDEFPTDIPGTKGNFKLVRHVSFVDCPGHDILMATMLNGAAVMDAALLLIAGNESCPQPQTSEHLAAIEIMKLKHILILQNKIDLVKESQAKEQYEQILAFVQGTVAEGAPIIPISAQLKYNIEVVCEYIVKKIPVPIRDFTSEPRLIVIRSFDVNKPGCEVDDLKGGVAGGSILKGVLKVGQELEVRPGIVSKDHEGKLMCKPIFSKIVSLFAEHNDLQYAAPGGLIGVGTKIDPTLCRADRMVGQVLGAVGALPEIFTELEISYFLLRRLLGVRTEGDKKAAKVQKLSKNEVLMVNIGSLSTGGRVSAVKADLAKIVLTNPVCTEVGEKIALSRRVEKHWRLIGWGQIRRGVTITPTVDDD; translated from the exons ATGGCGGGTGACGAGTCTGGAATAACGCTGGGTCAGCCTCATCTTTCCAAACAAGATCTAAATGATCTG GATGTGTCCaccctgactcctctctctcaagAGATCATCAGCAGACAGGCCACCATCAACATTG GCACCATTGGTCATGTGGCCCACGGGAAGTCGACGGTGGTCAAGGCCATCTCAGGGGTTCACACTGTCCGCTTCAAGAACGAGCTAGAGAGGAACATCACAATCAAGCTAGGTTACGCTAATGCCAAG GTGTACAAGCTGGATGATCCCAGCTGTCCCAGGCCAGAGTGCTACAGGTCGTGTGGCTCCAGTACTCCTGATGAGTTCCCTACAGACATCCCTGGAACCAAGGGTAACTTCAAACTGGTCAGACATGTGTCCTTTGTGGACTGTCCTGGTCACGACATTCTGATGGCCACTATGTTGAACGGAGCAGCTGTTATGGACGCTGCCCTCCTCCTCATTG cGGGTAACGAGTCGTGTCCCCAGCCCCAAACCTCTGAGCACCTGGCTGCCATAGAGATCATGAAGCTCAAACACATCCTGATCCTCCAGAACAAGATTGATCTGGTCAAGGAGAGCCAGGCCAAGGAGCAGTACGAACAGATCCTAGCCTTCGTACAGG GTACAGTGGCAGAGGGAGCACCTATTATTCCTATCTCAGCCCAGCTGAAGTACAACATAGAGGTGGTGTGTGAATACATTGTCAAGAAGATCCCTGtccccatcagagacttcacctCAGAACCTAGACTGATTG TGATCCGGTCGTTTGATGTCAACAAGCCGGGATGTGAGGTTGACGACCTGAAAGGAGGTGTGGCCGGAGGCAGTATTCTAAAAGGCGTGCTCAAG GTGGGTCAGGAGTTGGAGGTGCGTCCTGGCATCGTGTCTAAGGACCATGAGGGGAAGCTGATGTGTAAACCCATCTTCTCCAAGATCGTCTCACTTTTTGCTGAACACAACGACTTACAGTACGCAGCACCCGGAGGACTGATTG GTGTAGGCACTAAGATTGATCCGACCCTGTGCAGAGCTGACCGTATGGTTGGCCAGGTGCTGGGAGCGGTCGGAGCACTACCTGAGATCTTCACAGAACTGGAAATCTCCTATTTCCTGTTGAGGAGGCTTCTGGGAGTCCGCACTGAAGGAGACAAGAAGGCCGCCAAG GTCCAGAAGCTGTCTAAGAACGAGGTGTTGATGGTGAACATCGGGAGTCTGTCTACGGGCGGCAGAGTGAGTGCAGTGAAGGCTGATCTGGCCAAGATCGTCCTGACCAACCCTGTCTGTACAGAGGTTGGAGAGAAGATCGCTCTCAGCCGTCGTGTGGAGAAACATTGGCg